In one window of Bizionia sp. M204 DNA:
- a CDS encoding PASTA domain-containing protein: MSLLKFLTSKTFLIQIILAIVGLVVICFILLKWLNVTTNHGEFETVPDLKGKSIGVANLELNENNLKLEILDSSNFNPDYPKFSVIEQDPIAGEKVKDGRKIYVTLNPSGFRKVKIPNLKEKTFRQAKPTLEALGFAIGTITFTDYLGENEVVKLMYNGKEIKEGDELPKTSKIDLVLGNGNRPGSN; encoded by the coding sequence ATGAGTCTTTTAAAATTTCTGACGAGTAAAACATTCCTAATTCAAATTATTCTAGCCATTGTTGGTTTAGTAGTTATTTGTTTCATTTTATTAAAATGGCTAAATGTTACCACCAATCATGGTGAGTTTGAAACCGTTCCCGATTTAAAAGGAAAATCTATTGGTGTGGCCAATTTGGAGTTAAACGAAAACAATTTAAAATTAGAAATTTTAGATTCTTCAAATTTTAATCCTGATTATCCAAAATTTTCAGTGATTGAGCAAGACCCTATTGCTGGCGAGAAGGTTAAAGATGGCCGAAAAATTTATGTAACCTTAAATCCATCAGGATTCCGAAAGGTGAAAATTCCCAATTTAAAAGAAAAAACATTTAGACAAGCCAAACCAACATTGGAAGCGCTTGGCTTTGCTATTGGCACGATAACCTTTACCGATTATTTAGGTGAAAATGAAGTGGTAAAATTAATGTACAACGGTAAAGAAATAAAAGAAGGCGATGAATTGCCTAAAACATCTAAAATCGATTTGGTTTTAGGTAACGGAAACAGACCAGGTTCAAACTAA